A region from the Aegilops tauschii subsp. strangulata cultivar AL8/78 chromosome 5, Aet v6.0, whole genome shotgun sequence genome encodes:
- the LOC109731410 gene encoding uncharacterized protein, with protein MSAILAPPYDQFLITTEKDAGALSSKAMSAILASPSKYIKANADVLPSETMSAIWASPYENSLVSTVTNAGTHKHLSQEHCYTENVCQDFSPRKNPRMELTTVGQGFNPKRQRTTLASLIEGEAEGHLTPCS; from the exons ATGTCTGCTATCTTGGCACCTCCTTATGACCAGTTCTTGATTACAACAGAGAAAGATGCAG GTGCTCTGTCCTCAAAGGCCATGTCTGCTATCTTGGCATCTCCTTCTAAATATATCAAGGCAAATGCAG ATGTTCTACCCTCAGAGACTATGTCTGCTATCTGGGCATCTCCTTATGAAAACTCTCTGGTCTCAACAGTGACAAATGCAG GTACACATAAGCATTTGAGTCAAGAACATTGCTATACTGAGAATGTTTGCCAGGATTTCAGCCCAAGGAAGAATCCAAGGATGGAACTGACAACTGTTGGGCAAGGCTTTAATCCGAAAAGGCAACGGACAACTCTG GCTTCGCTGATTGAAGGTGAAGCTGAAGGTCACCTCACACCATGTTCTTGA